GCGTCGCCGTCGGCAGCCGCGACCGCGGCCAGGATCTCCAGGTCTTCGGCCAACGATTCCCGCTCGCCCAGCAGGTGGCACAACCGCACGCTTTCACGCGCCTGGGCAGCGGCGCGACTCCGATTGCCTTCGCAGACGGCGATCCAGGCCAGGTTGGTGAGTGAGGCAGCCACACCTTTGCGGTGGCCGATGCTGCGGGCTGTCTGGTGGGCCTGGCCGAACAGCGTTTCGGCATCGTTCTGTTCGTTGTTGCAGAGTCGCGCCCAGCCCAGGTTGGTCAGTGCCCGGTAGACGCCAGGCAGATCGTTGTTTTTCCGGGCCAGAGAGAGGCTCTCCTCGTTCAGTCGCGCTGCCTCAGCCCAGTCCGCCCGGTCGAGGGCGATCCAGCCCAAGTCGAAGTAGACGCGGGCCATGCCGAGCCGATCGTGCTCCTGGGTAAACAGACCCAGGCTTTCGGCCAGCCAGGTCTGGGCGGTGGCGTAGTCGCCCTGCCGGTAGGCCAGGGTGGCGATGGTTTGCAGGGTGTGGGCGCGCAGGGTGGGGGGCGTCAAGTCGGGCGGCAGCTGGGCCAGGGCCTGCTCCAGCCAGCGCCGGCCCTCGCTGTAGTGGCCGTGGCGCTGCCAGAAGGGGCCGAGGGCGCAGGCCATGCCGGCGGCGGCAGCCGTTTCGCCCGCGGCAAGCAGCCAGGCGAGCGCCTCCCGCAAGTTGCCCGTCTCCTGCTCCAGCCGGGCCAGGCAAAAGACCTGTTCCGGGCCGTGCAGTTGTTCGGCCGTCTCCGCGGCCCAGGCGGCGTAGTAATGGGCATGGCGGCGCTGCATCTCGGCCAGGTCGCCGCTGGCTTGCAGGCGTTCGAGGGCGAATTCGCGGATCGTTTCCAGCAGGGCGAAGCGGGGTTCGGCCACCGAGACTTCTTGCAGCTGGCGCAAGGGGCAGTTGCCGCAGCGCCCGGCTGCTGCCGCCGGCCCCATCGCCGCGCCCTCGGCCCGCGCTGCCAGACTTTGGTCGAGCAAGCTGCCAAGTCCGGCGGCGATATCGGGCCGGGCGGCGGAGGTGGCGCACACCGCCTCGGCCGCGGGCAGGCTGAAGCCGCCGCTGAAGACGGCCAGCCGGTTCAGAAGCGTCTGTTCGGCGGGGGCCAGGAGGTCGTAGCTCCAGGCGATGGCGTCTTTCAACCCCTGGCGATGCGAGGGCAGGTCGGCGGCGTCTTGGATGAGCAGGGGCAGGCGTTGTTCCAGGCGCTGTTGCAGTTCCGCCGGCGAGAGCGTGCGCACGCGGGCGGCGGCCAGTTCGATGGCCAGGGGCAGCCCATCCAGCCGGCGGCAGAGGTCGGCGACGACCGGCGCCAGGGTGGGTGTGAGGTGAAAGCCGGCGTGGGCGGCCTGGGCGCGCTGGCAGAAGAGCTGTACGGCCGGGGACTCGGCGAGGGCGGCATCCCCGGCCTCGGGCAGGGGCAGGGGCGGGACGACGAATTCGTGCTCGCCGTAGAGGTGTAGCCGGGCGCGGCTGGTGACCAAAATCTGCAAGGCTGGCGCCGCCGCCAACAGCCGGCTGAGCAGGGGCGCGGCCGGCAAGAGATGTTCGAAGTTGTCGAAGATGAGCAGTATCTGCCGCGGGGCCAGGAAAGCGGCCAGGGCCTCTTCTGGGTTGCACCCGCGCGACTCGCGCACGCCCAGGGCGGCGGCAGCGGCGGCAGGCGCCAGGGCGGGGTCATGCACCGTGGCCAACGCGGCCAGGCAGACGCCATCGGCAAAGCTGGCGGCCAGTTGCCGGCCCACTTCCAGGGCCAGACGGGTCTTACCCACGCCCACCGGCCCGGTCAAGGTCAGGAGCCGCACCCGGCGCCGGCCCAGGCAATCGACCACGGCCGCGATCTCGGCCGGCCGGCCAACCAAGGATGTGATGGGCGCGGGCAGGTTGGCGGCGGAGCGGGGCCGATAAGCGGCGGCAGGGGGCGGCAGGTGGGCGGCGGCGCGGTGGGCGACGGCCGCAGCCAGGAAAACGGGCCGGTCGGCTGCGGGCAGGGCCAGGCCAGCGGCCAGCCGCTCGGCCAGCTGCTGCGAGGGATGCCGTTCGTCGGCTTCGATTTTTCGCAAACTGACGACGGCGCAGCCCACCCGCTGCGCCAGTTCTTCCTGGGTCAGATCCAGGGCCTTGCGTCGTCGTCGCACCCAATAACCAAAGGAATCGGTCGTGTCCATCATCGCCGCGCATGTGTGAACCGTTGCCAAACCGGGGGGAGCCGGGCAGCGGGTGGTTTTGTATCACTTTTGTATCGAAAAGTGATACCCATGGGCGTGGATTCTATGCTTTAATCAGGCGGCTGTCAATCAGGCTGAGCGACGCCACTCTCCCCCCATCGGTCGCTTGATGGCATGGCAGCTAGCGTCTACACCACCGCCGCCGCATGCACCAAGTGAGGGATCTTATGTCCACCGCACAGGCAGTCCCCAAGATCTCGGCCGACCAGTTGCGCCAAGAGATCAAAAACGAGTACACCAACGTGGCCCTCGACCCCACCAAAGGCTACCACTTCCACACCGGCCGTCGCGCCGCGGCTTTGCTTGGCTACGACCCGGCCCTGTACGAAGGCCTGCCGGAGGGCAATATCGCCTCCTTCGCCGGCACCGGCAACCCTTTCTCGCTCGGCCCCATCCACCCCGGCGAGACGGTGGTGGACATCGGCTCCGGCGCCGGCTTCGATTCGATGATCGCCGGCCGGCTGGTGGGGCCGACGGGCCGGGTGATCGGCTTCGACATGACCGCGGAGATGTTGAACAAGGCCC
This genomic window from Caldilineales bacterium contains:
- a CDS encoding methyltransferase domain-containing protein; this translates as MSTAQAVPKISADQLRQEIKNEYTNVALDPTKGYHFHTGRRAAALLGYDPALYEGLPEGNIASFAGTGNPFSLGPIHPGETVVDIGSGAGFDSMIAGRLVGPTGRVIGFDMTAEMLNKARAGAAALGASQVEFREALAEALPLPDGFADVVISNGVLNLMLDKTATLTEWRRILKPGGRLQVGDILVEREVPADALDDISLWTG
- a CDS encoding tetratricopeptide repeat protein, producing the protein MDTTDSFGYWVRRRRKALDLTQEELAQRVGCAVVSLRKIEADERHPSQQLAERLAAGLALPAADRPVFLAAAVAHRAAAHLPPPAAAYRPRSAANLPAPITSLVGRPAEIAAVVDCLGRRRVRLLTLTGPVGVGKTRLALEVGRQLAASFADGVCLAALATVHDPALAPAAAAAALGVRESRGCNPEEALAAFLAPRQILLIFDNFEHLLPAAPLLSRLLAAAPALQILVTSRARLHLYGEHEFVVPPLPLPEAGDAALAESPAVQLFCQRAQAAHAGFHLTPTLAPVVADLCRRLDGLPLAIELAAARVRTLSPAELQQRLEQRLPLLIQDAADLPSHRQGLKDAIAWSYDLLAPAEQTLLNRLAVFSGGFSLPAAEAVCATSAARPDIAAGLGSLLDQSLAARAEGAAMGPAAAAGRCGNCPLRQLQEVSVAEPRFALLETIREFALERLQASGDLAEMQRRHAHYYAAWAAETAEQLHGPEQVFCLARLEQETGNLREALAWLLAAGETAAAAGMACALGPFWQRHGHYSEGRRWLEQALAQLPPDLTPPTLRAHTLQTIATLAYRQGDYATAQTWLAESLGLFTQEHDRLGMARVYFDLGWIALDRADWAEAARLNEESLSLARKNNDLPGVYRALTNLGWARLCNNEQNDAETLFGQAHQTARSIGHRKGVAASLTNLAWIAVCEGNRSRAAAQARESVRLCHLLGERESLAEDLEILAAVAAADGDAPCAARLLGAADRLWEALQVVRPPIDFLAAMRAGAAAAARRRLTEADFAAAWSQGRAMNPDDMAAFALGCVNASMRTG